From Chthonomonas sp., the proteins below share one genomic window:
- the plsY gene encoding glycerol-3-phosphate 1-O-acyltransferase PlsY, producing the protein MNHWTLLPFAFLLGAVPFGYLVARAKGVNIFEAGSGNIGATNVNRVLGAKAGLLVLFLDIAKGLAPALYGVHMLHSIESGLWLGLAAVLGHTFSPFLKFKGGKGVATTLGVVIGATPLVALGSAVVFLPLLAMFRYVSLSSIVAAASLPLWDLLFKMPPVAIVFHSVIAAFILFKHRANIVRIRNGTESKFREKKEPEA; encoded by the coding sequence ATGAATCACTGGACCCTGTTGCCGTTCGCGTTTTTGTTGGGCGCGGTTCCCTTTGGGTACCTCGTGGCCCGCGCAAAGGGCGTCAACATTTTTGAAGCGGGCAGCGGCAACATCGGTGCGACCAACGTCAACCGGGTGCTCGGCGCCAAGGCCGGTTTGCTGGTGCTGTTTTTGGATATCGCCAAGGGACTGGCGCCCGCGCTCTATGGCGTGCACATGCTCCACAGCATCGAGAGCGGTCTGTGGCTGGGCCTCGCGGCGGTGCTGGGGCATACGTTTTCGCCGTTCCTCAAGTTCAAAGGCGGCAAAGGCGTGGCCACCACGCTCGGCGTGGTCATCGGCGCGACTCCGCTCGTGGCGCTGGGCTCGGCGGTGGTGTTTTTGCCGCTGCTGGCGATGTTCCGCTACGTCAGTCTTAGTAGCATCGTGGCCGCCGCCTCGCTGCCGCTCTGGGACTTGCTCTTCAAAATGCCGCCGGTGGCCATCGTCTTCCACAGCGTCATTGCCGCGTTCATTTTGTTCAAACACCGGGCAAACATCGTCCGCATCCGCAACGGAACCGAAAGCAAATTCCGTGAGAAAAAGGAGCCCGAGGCATGA